A window of Cyclopterus lumpus isolate fCycLum1 chromosome 14, fCycLum1.pri, whole genome shotgun sequence contains these coding sequences:
- the xrra1 gene encoding X-ray radiation resistance-associated protein 1: MAAASYKLDDGQSTPTKCFPARTLHQRRKEGAGNWLVAYRKAEEQQYRNVQRRIKETYKECENNRGSDSPHGNTLDSLFLLQLHHVDKPSELCSVDISEQKLNSVKPEDLKVFDNVAYIDASINSLSLGSFSSFVSLRELNLSLNGLCNMTCHAADFPHLQVLDLSYNSLSADDIVSIGHLPHLKVLHLTGNQLHHLPPNLGSLNHDPTQQPAKEDEPEFEALEVLMLDDNKLSSGVFNSLAHLQRLKYLNLQGNLISEIPYLQRNGSNQSVATDLQLTGSKLWGTSVEEQAEEEGLAHTETSPSVIEDFKKISQKYLEEHRKRSSFPLPQLQFLNLADNKIAEEEALMAAALFPILREIDIHSNPLTTQRSGDPPLLTYYLHEGLGITIKRKKTQVVVKLPLKVSTDPKWKVEERIPKVKLLLMDATCSAQKTESEGEHSGDDTFQENTEHFFVTQATDVPEYEFGLPADERENKERLMDAKAKSSPDVVEPIGIQTAVRMLEHTLKNLNVYRDSKPKLDSVQMPYRERERRIKEPPPVKPIMQPTERVNEMIKEIKESTTIREVPLSRAIQGTGVNKQEHKEALSLLRDLKTKHKMVHKKTMEQAASIESDMNTDHIGAEPPPVQMLPSA; this comes from the exons ATGGCTGCAGCATCCTATAAACTTGATGATGGCCAGAGCACTCCTACCAAATGTTTCCCAGCTCGGACATTACACCAACGAAGAAAAGAAG GTGCAGGTAATTGGCTTGTGGCCTACAGAAAGGCAGAGGAGCAGCAATACAGGAATGTGcaaagaagaataaaagagaCTTATAAAGAATGTGAGAACAATAGGGGGAGCGATTCTCCTCATGGGAACACATTAGATAGCCTCTTCCTG cTCCAGTTGCATCATGTTGATAAACCATCTGAGCTCTGCTCTGTTGACATCAGTGAGCAGAAACTGAATTCT GTCAAGCCAGAAGACCTCAAGGTGTTTGACAATGTGGCTTACATAGATGCATCTATTAACTCCCTCTCTTTAG GGTCTTTCAGCAGTTTTGTGTCTTTAAGAGAACTCAATCTGTCGTTAAATGGGCTTTGCAACATGACGTGTCATGCTGCTGACTTCCCTCATCTCCAG GTTTTGGATTTGTCCTACAACAGTTTGTCAGCTGATGATATTGTTTCCATCGGTCATCTTCCACATCTAAAAGTTCTTCATCTGACTGGAAATCAGCTACATCATCTTCCTCCTAATCTGGGTTCCTTAAACCATGACCCGACTCAACA GCCAGCTAAAGAAGACGAGCCGGAGTTTGAAGCTCTTGAAGTTCTGATGCTTGACGATAACAAGCTGTCCTCTGGAGTCTTCAACAGTCTTGCTCACCTTCAGAG GCTAAAGTATTTAAACCTACAGGGGAACCTCATTTCTGAAATACCATATTTGCAACGGAATGGATCTAACCAGTCAGTTGCAACTGATTTGCAACTGACTGGTTCAAAACTGTGGGGGACTTCTGTTGAGGAGcaagctgaagaagaaggaCTTG CCCACACTGAGACAAGTCCTAGCGTCATTGAAGATTTTAAGAAGATTTCACAG AAATACTTGGAGGAGCACCGCAAAAGATCCAGTTTCCCACTACCTCAGCTCCAGTTCCTCAATTTAGCTGACAACAAG ATTGCAGAGGAGGAAGCGCTGATGGCTGCTGCTCTTTTCCCAATCCTTCGAGAGATCGACATTCACTCCAACCCTCTGACCACTCAGAGAAGTG GAGACCCTCCCTTACTGACCTATTACCTCCACGAGGGACTGGGGATTACGATAAAGCGCAAGAAGACACAAGTGGTGGTGAAGCTTCCACTGAAGGTGTCCACCGATCCTAAATGGAAG GTGGAGGAAAGAATCCCAAAGGTGAAGCTGTTGTTGATGGATGCAACTTGTTCTGCCCAAAAAACTGAATCTGAGGGCGAGCACAGCGGAGATGACACCTTCCAAGAAAACACAGAGCACTTCTTTGTTACTCAG GCAACAGATGTTCCTGAATATGAGTTTGGTCTTCCAGCTgacgagagagagaacaaggaaAGATTGATGGATGCAAAAGCAAAATCAAGTCCTGATGTGGTGGAGCCCATCG GAATCCAAACCGCTGTTCGAATgctggaacacacactgaagaatCTTAATGTGTACAGAGACTCAAAACCAAAACTTGATAGCGTCCAGATGCcatacagagaaagagagagaagg ATTAAGGAACCTCCACCTGTGAAGCCAATAATGCAGCCAACGGAAAGGGTTAATGAAATGATCAAGGAAATCAAGGAGAGTACAACGATCAGAGAAGTCCCCCTAA GCCGTGCCATTCAAGGCACAGGTGTCAACAAGCAAGAGCATAAGGAAGCGCTGTCGCTGTTGAGAGACTTAAAGACCAAGCACAAGATGGTCCATAAGAAAACAATGGAACAAGCAGCCAGCATCGAGTCCGATATGAACACCGACCACATCGGAGCCGAACCTCCACCTGTGCAGATGCTCCCCAGTGCTTAG
- the LOC117742497 gene encoding sialidase-3-like yields the protein MGNTPSKSGSGEEPVKTTLFEKEPSGITYRIPALLYLRHSHTFLAFAEKRSSPSDYNAKILVMRSGTLKDDGSVQWSSSQELSTACLPNHRTMNPCPVYEKNSKTLFLFFICILGNTTEHRQIITGKNKTRLCCVSSSDDGQTWSQVRDLTESVIGETIQKWATFAVGPGHGVQLENGRLIIPTYAYYVPYRCCSFPIPFTVYPRALSVYSEDFGQTWHIGKMLRKKSCECEMAEIIDHEGRSHLYCNARNIGGHRCEALSENSGVHFDKPHIAPELVEPPSGCQGSVIGFPAPEFVPNDDAESKACGTSLLSPDTQTWLLFIHPTNKSSRRDMGVYLNRSPLHSSGWDRPRIIHSGPSGYSDLAYNGDKDQFSCLMECGKESELEQIAFMSFTLNDVMQTGSKKDKKMH from the exons ATGGGAAACACACCATCAAAGAGTGGCAGCGGAGAGGAACCGGTCAAAACAACTTTGTTTGAAAAGGAGCCAAGTGGGATAACATACAGAATCCCTGCTCTCCTTTATCTGAGGCACAGTCACACCTTCCTCGCCTTTGCAGAGAAAAGATCCTCTCCCTCTGATTATAATGCCAAAATCCTTGTTATGAGAAGCGGAACGTTGAAAGATGATGGATCTGTTCAG TGGTCGTCCAGTCAGGAGCTGTCAACAGCATGTCTGCCAAACCACCGCACGATGAATCCTTGCCCTGTGTatgaaaaaaacagcaaaacactgtttttatttttcatctgtatcTTGGGGAACACCACAGAGCACAGGCAGATCATCACAGGTAAGAACAAGACGCGTCTTTGCTGTGTCAGCAGCAGCGACGACGGGCAAACCTGGAGTCAAGTGAGGGACTTGACGGAAAGTGTGATTGGTGAAACTATCCAGAAGTGGGCCACGTTCGCTGTGGGTCCGGGCCACGGGGTGCAGCTGGAGAACGGCAGATTAATCATCCCAACGTACGCCTATTATGTCCCTTATAGATGCTGTTCCTTCCCCATTCCTTTTACAGTCTACCCACGTGCACTGTCGGTATATAGCGAGGACTTTGGCCAGACGTGGCATATAGGTAAGATGCTTCGGAAAAAATCCTGTGAATGTGAAATGGCGGAGATCATAGACCACGAGGGCAGGAGTCATCTTTACTGCAATGCTCGTAACATTGGAGGCCACAGGTGTGAGGCCCTGAGTGAAAACAGCGGTGTGCATTTTGACAAACCTCACATTGCCCCGGAGCTCGTCGAACCACCCTCAGGCTGTCAAGGCAGCGTCATCGGCTTTCCGGCTCCCGAATTTGTCCCCAATGATGACGCTGAAAGCAAAGCTTGCGGCACGTCGCTCTTGTCTCCAGACACACAGACCTGGCTCCTCTTCATCCACCCGACTAACAAGTCTAGTAGAAGGGACATGGGCGTGTATTTGAACCGGTCCCCCCTGCACTCGTCGGGGTGGGACCGGCCCAGGATCATCCACAGCGGGCCCAGCGGCTACTCAGACCTGGCTTACAACGGAGACAAGGATCAGTTTTCATGCCTGATGGAGTGCGGGAAAGAAAGTGAACTTGAGCAGATTGCGTTCATGTCGTTTACCCTGAATGATGTCATGCAGACGGGTAGTAAGAAAGACAAGAAGATGCATTGA
- the LOC117742498 gene encoding voltage-gated potassium channel subunit beta-3-like isoform X1, with product MQVSFACTEHNLKSRSEDRLCGLRTAPPPGGSSGGVGGGGGGGGGSGGGGGGGGGGGGSGQGSNGNYMSQGSVKTREGPGSRHTPQGHAHMKEAIGRHTSMKYRNLGKSGLRVSCLGLGTWVTFGSQISDEMAENLMTIAYENGVNLFDTAEVYASGRAEITLGNIIKKKGWRRSSFVITTKIYWGGQAETERGLSRKHIIEGLRGSLSRLQLDYVDIVFANRNDVNSPMEEIVRAMTFVINQGMAMYWGTSRWSAMEIMEAYSVARQFNLIPPVCEQAEYHYFQRDKVEVQLPELYHKIGVGAMTWSPLACGLITGKYSDGVPECSRAAMKGYQWLKERVNSEEGRRQLAKIKELHLLADRLGCTAAQLAIAWCLRSEGVSSVLLGVSNTDQLLENLGALRILTQMTPQTITEIDALLGNKPHSKKELRA from the exons ATGCAGGTGTCCTTCGCCTGCACTGAGCACAACCTCAAGAGTCGCAGTGAGGACCGACTTTGTGGCCTTCGCACTGCCCCACCTCCTGGAGGAAGCAGTGGAGGCGTAGGGGGCGGTGGTGGAGGCGGTGGtggcagtggaggaggaggaggcggtggaggtggtggaggaggaagtggacaaGGGAGCAATGGCAACTACATGTCTCAAGGCTCGGTCAAGACCAGGGAGGGGCCCGGGTCCCGTCATACTCCACAGGGCCATGCCCACATGAAGGAGGCCATCGGGCGCCACACCAGTATGAAGTATAG gAACCTGGGGAAGTCGGGCCTCCGTGTTTCCTGCCTCGGGTTAG GCACCTGGGTGACGTTTGGATCACAGATCTCTGATGAG ATGGCCGAGAACCTGATGACCATAGCTTATGAGAACGGAGTGAACCTGTTTGACACCGCCGAGGTCTACGCGTCTGGAAG AGCGGAAATCACTCTAGGGAACATTATCAAGAAGAAAGGATGGAG ACGTTCAAGTttcgtcatcacaacaaagaTCTATTGGGGAGGCCA agcagagacagagagaggactcTCCAGAAAGCACATTATTGAAG GTTTACGAGGATCCTTATCCAGACTCCAGCTAGATTATGTGGACATCGTTTTTGCCAACAGAAACGATGTCAACAGTCCGATGGAAG AGATTGTACGGGCCATGACGTTTGTAATAAACCAGGGTATGGCTATGTACTGGGGAACATCACGCTGGAGTGCCATGGAAATCATG GAGGCGTACTCGGTGGCACGCCAGTTCAACCTGATACCACCTGTGTGTGAGCAGGCAGAGTATCACTATTTCCAGAGGGATAAAGTGGAGGTGCAGCTTCCTGAGCTCTACCACAAGATCG GTGTAGGAGCAATGACCTGGTCTCCCCTTGCTTGTGGATTAATCACAGGGAAGTACAGCGATGGTGTTCCAGAGTGCTCCAGAGCAGCAATGAAG GGATACCAGTGGCTGAAGGAGCGAGTGAACAGCGAGGAGGGCCGCAGGCAGCTCGCTAAAATCAAGGAGCTCCATCTACTGGCGGACCGACTGGGCTGCACCGCTGCACAGTTAGCCATAG CCTGGTGTCTGCGCAGTGAGGGAGTCAGCTCAGTACTTCTGGGTGTTTCTAATACAGACCAGTTACTTGAGAACCTGGGTGCCCTACGG ATTTTAACCCAAATGACCCCTCAAACTATTACTGAGATTGATGCCTTGCTGGGAAACAAGCCACACTCGAAGAAAGAGTTGCGCGCTTGA
- the LOC117742498 gene encoding voltage-gated potassium channel subunit beta-2-like isoform X2, translated as MFASRGGSGGGKGGKYSVEDLYGISKKPKASSSSGSIVAKTGARSSKTPDQKTESEALASQILEAAHRLVERRRLELYLRECGLSLAECEAERSAMTYKNLGKSGLRVSCLGLGTWVTFGSQISDEMAENLMTIAYENGVNLFDTAEVYASGRAEITLGNIIKKKGWRRSSFVITTKIYWGGQAETERGLSRKHIIEGLRGSLSRLQLDYVDIVFANRNDVNSPMEEIVRAMTFVINQGMAMYWGTSRWSAMEIMEAYSVARQFNLIPPVCEQAEYHYFQRDKVEVQLPELYHKIGVGAMTWSPLACGLITGKYSDGVPECSRAAMKGYQWLKERVNSEEGRRQLAKIKELHLLADRLGCTAAQLAIAWCLRSEGVSSVLLGVSNTDQLLENLGALRILTQMTPQTITEIDALLGNKPHSKKELRA; from the exons ATGTTTGCAAGCCGAGGTGGTAGTGGAGGAGGTAAGGGAGGGAAATACTCAGTGGAAGACCTCTATGGAATCAGTAAGAAGCCCAAGGCGTCGTCCTCCTCAGGGAGCATCGTGGCCAAAACTGGAGCCCGGAGCAGCAAGACTCCGGACCAGAAGACCGAGTCAGAAGCCCTGGCTTCTCAGATCCTGGAGGCGGCACACAGGCTGGTGGAGCGACGCCGACTGGAGCTCTATCTGAGAGAATGTGGCCTCTCCCTGGCCGAGTGCGAGGCTGAGCGCTCTGCAATGACTTACAA gAACCTGGGGAAGTCGGGCCTCCGTGTTTCCTGCCTCGGGTTAG GCACCTGGGTGACGTTTGGATCACAGATCTCTGATGAG ATGGCCGAGAACCTGATGACCATAGCTTATGAGAACGGAGTGAACCTGTTTGACACCGCCGAGGTCTACGCGTCTGGAAG AGCGGAAATCACTCTAGGGAACATTATCAAGAAGAAAGGATGGAG ACGTTCAAGTttcgtcatcacaacaaagaTCTATTGGGGAGGCCA agcagagacagagagaggactcTCCAGAAAGCACATTATTGAAG GTTTACGAGGATCCTTATCCAGACTCCAGCTAGATTATGTGGACATCGTTTTTGCCAACAGAAACGATGTCAACAGTCCGATGGAAG AGATTGTACGGGCCATGACGTTTGTAATAAACCAGGGTATGGCTATGTACTGGGGAACATCACGCTGGAGTGCCATGGAAATCATG GAGGCGTACTCGGTGGCACGCCAGTTCAACCTGATACCACCTGTGTGTGAGCAGGCAGAGTATCACTATTTCCAGAGGGATAAAGTGGAGGTGCAGCTTCCTGAGCTCTACCACAAGATCG GTGTAGGAGCAATGACCTGGTCTCCCCTTGCTTGTGGATTAATCACAGGGAAGTACAGCGATGGTGTTCCAGAGTGCTCCAGAGCAGCAATGAAG GGATACCAGTGGCTGAAGGAGCGAGTGAACAGCGAGGAGGGCCGCAGGCAGCTCGCTAAAATCAAGGAGCTCCATCTACTGGCGGACCGACTGGGCTGCACCGCTGCACAGTTAGCCATAG CCTGGTGTCTGCGCAGTGAGGGAGTCAGCTCAGTACTTCTGGGTGTTTCTAATACAGACCAGTTACTTGAGAACCTGGGTGCCCTACGG ATTTTAACCCAAATGACCCCTCAAACTATTACTGAGATTGATGCCTTGCTGGGAAACAAGCCACACTCGAAGAAAGAGTTGCGCGCTTGA